One Megasphaera elsdenii DSM 20460 genomic window carries:
- a CDS encoding YkvA family protein — MWKILRFFARFYTPGKFVTFIRKTGRKVHFLPKLLTIFYCMQDEDTPKFIKLALMGALGYVILPFDFVPDVFAGFGWLDDAAVVAAALRLAGTYVKPEHREKVRHMFPFFRVHV; from the coding sequence ATGTGGAAGATACTGCGCTTTTTTGCACGTTTTTATACGCCTGGCAAGTTTGTCACTTTTATCCGCAAGACAGGGAGAAAGGTCCACTTTTTGCCGAAGCTCCTGACGATTTTTTACTGCATGCAGGATGAAGACACGCCGAAGTTCATCAAACTGGCCCTGATGGGGGCCTTGGGGTATGTCATCCTGCCCTTTGATTTCGTGCCCGATGTCTTTGCCGGGTTCGGCTGGCTCGATGATGCGGCCGTCGTCGCCGCGGCCCTGCGCCTGGCCGGGACTTATGTCAAACCGGAACACCGTGAAAAAGTACGTCATATGTTCCCGTTCTTCCGCGTCCATGTGTGA
- a CDS encoding metallophosphoesterase family protein, with the protein MNFLVSPGDQINQPAEDQSATKLNEQEIQYAAYLSAAALRNLPEASSIGNHDSMTSGYQNHFNVPNPFTEESNPTKAGHGYYYTYGNALFIVINANNYNAADHEALIKKAIKAHPDTKWRIVVMHQDIYGTGLDYSDSDGILLRTQLTPIYDANKIDVVLQGHDHTYARTYQLSSDGKQHASFDDLKKGQQGQSHKLLNNALKNKEFKNNYESQNLCYTIADMKQGVLHNPKGVFYMSSNSATGSKYYNLIPQQQDYIAARSQSWRPTYSVVHITDSEFTINTYDVETGTAIDDSYSIVKD; encoded by the coding sequence ATCAACTTCCTCGTCTCTCCTGGCGACCAAATCAACCAGCCGGCGGAAGACCAGTCGGCAACCAAGCTGAACGAACAGGAAATCCAGTATGCCGCTTACCTTTCGGCCGCAGCCCTGCGCAATCTGCCCGAAGCCAGCAGCATCGGCAACCACGACAGCATGACATCCGGTTACCAGAACCACTTCAACGTACCGAACCCCTTTACGGAAGAAAGCAACCCGACGAAAGCCGGCCACGGTTACTATTACACCTACGGCAATGCCCTCTTCATCGTCATCAACGCCAACAACTACAACGCTGCCGACCATGAAGCGCTGATCAAGAAAGCCATCAAAGCTCATCCGGACACGAAATGGCGTATCGTCGTCATGCATCAGGACATCTACGGCACGGGCCTGGATTACTCCGATTCTGACGGCATCCTCCTGCGCACGCAGCTGACGCCGATTTATGATGCTAACAAGATTGACGTCGTCCTCCAGGGTCATGACCACACCTATGCCCGTACGTATCAGCTCTCTAGCGACGGCAAACAGCATGCTTCTTTCGACGACTTGAAGAAAGGCCAGCAGGGCCAGTCTCATAAGCTCCTGAATAACGCACTGAAGAATAAAGAATTCAAGAACAACTACGAATCGCAGAACCTCTGCTACACCATTGCCGACATGAAACAGGGCGTCCTGCACAACCCGAAGGGCGTCTTCTACATGTCCTCAAACTCGGCAACGGGTTCGAAATACTACAACCTGATCCCGCAGCAGCAGGACTACATCGCCGCCCGCAGCCAGAGCTGGCGTCCGACGTACTCCGTCGTCCACATTACGGACAGCGAATTCACGATCAACACGTATGACGTAGAAACGGGCACAGCAATTGATGATTCCTACAGCATCGTCAAAGACTAA
- a CDS encoding metallophosphoesterase family protein, whose protein sequence is MSTVRVGLVSDSHGRFECLSRMADTAPDVAAWIHCGDYCDDGEDLAIYTGVPVYAVLGNNDYMTRTNDPECRCITVGGIRIVAIHGCQWYGERRWQKLVELGRQHQADLVAFGHTHRRFIKTEGDLWVVNPGSIGLPRDNRQGTYAIVSIEDGAIKDVAFREIERIKR, encoded by the coding sequence ATGAGTACGGTCCGCGTCGGCCTGGTCAGTGACAGCCACGGCCGCTTTGAATGTCTGTCGCGCATGGCCGATACGGCACCGGACGTCGCTGCCTGGATCCATTGCGGCGACTACTGCGATGACGGCGAAGACCTGGCCATCTATACGGGCGTCCCGGTCTACGCCGTCCTGGGCAATAACGACTATATGACCCGTACGAACGATCCCGAATGTCGCTGCATTACCGTCGGCGGCATCCGCATCGTCGCCATCCACGGCTGTCAGTGGTATGGCGAACGGCGCTGGCAGAAGCTCGTCGAGCTGGGCCGCCAGCATCAGGCGGATCTCGTCGCTTTTGGCCATACGCACCGCCGCTTCATCAAGACCGAAGGCGATTTATGGGTCGTCAATCCCGGCAGCATCGGCCTGCCCCGGGACAACCGGCAGGGGACGTATGCCATCGTGTCCATCGAAGACGGGGCCATTAAAGATGTCGCTTTTCGCGAGATCGAACGAATCAAACGGTAA
- a CDS encoding acyl-CoA thioesterase gives MITVVEKVRFYETDMMGIAHHSNHIRWFECGRCEYLAAAGIDLFALLDQGISYPIKSVSCEYISPINYADTIDIETRLVKLSRAQMVFSYRIVHHDDHRLLATGTTQNVFAHKDSGKVARLDEADYKKLQAMYAEDKAAAQAGGGVHGT, from the coding sequence ATGATTACTGTTGTTGAAAAAGTGCGGTTCTATGAGACCGATATGATGGGCATTGCCCATCATTCCAATCATATCCGCTGGTTCGAGTGCGGTCGCTGTGAATATCTGGCAGCTGCCGGCATCGATTTGTTCGCCTTGCTGGACCAGGGCATTTCCTATCCCATCAAGAGCGTGTCCTGCGAGTACATCAGCCCCATCAACTATGCCGATACCATCGATATCGAGACGCGGCTGGTCAAGCTGAGCCGGGCGCAGATGGTCTTTTCGTACCGCATCGTCCATCACGATGACCACCGCCTGCTGGCGACGGGGACGACGCAGAATGTCTTTGCCCACAAGGACAGCGGCAAAGTCGCCCGCCTCGATGAGGCCGATTATAAGAAGTTACAGGCCATGTATGCCGAAGACAAAGCGGCTGCCCAGGCCGGGGGAGGGGTCCATGGAACGTAA
- the murI gene encoding glutamate racemase: MERNAQPIGVFDSGVGGLTVVAKLRMLLPHENIIYVGDTKRNPYGTRTPEEILAYTRDILRFMTAQGVKLVAIGCNTVTAVAYDTVVREVPYPLIGMSRGLRTAREISATKKIAVFATPLTIANHSHRKVAAAMDPDIEIVEQSCPALANLIERGVLDGPEIREPLKRYTEPVLHSGADTAIFGCTHFPFVQPLFEELCGDSIAFVDPAHEMALETLDVLKKDGLLNKQPEPGNLRLCFTAESGRGSRLAQHLIPANEFTAEEISLT; encoded by the coding sequence ATGGAACGTAATGCACAGCCTATTGGCGTCTTTGATTCCGGCGTCGGCGGCCTGACGGTTGTCGCCAAGCTGCGGATGCTGCTGCCTCATGAAAATATCATCTATGTCGGCGATACCAAGCGCAACCCTTACGGGACGCGGACGCCGGAGGAAATCCTGGCCTATACGCGGGACATCCTCCGTTTCATGACGGCCCAGGGTGTCAAGCTCGTCGCCATCGGCTGCAACACCGTGACCGCCGTCGCCTATGATACGGTCGTCCGGGAAGTGCCGTATCCCCTCATCGGCATGAGCCGGGGACTGCGGACGGCCCGGGAAATCAGTGCGACCAAAAAGATCGCCGTCTTTGCTACGCCCCTCACCATCGCCAATCACAGTCATCGCAAAGTGGCGGCTGCCATGGATCCGGACATCGAAATCGTCGAACAGTCCTGCCCGGCCCTGGCCAATCTCATCGAACGGGGCGTCCTCGACGGCCCGGAAATCCGCGAGCCCTTGAAGCGCTATACGGAACCGGTCCTTCATTCCGGCGCCGATACGGCCATCTTCGGCTGCACCCATTTTCCCTTTGTCCAGCCCTTGTTCGAAGAGCTCTGCGGTGATTCCATCGCCTTCGTCGATCCCGCTCACGAAATGGCCCTGGAAACGCTGGACGTCTTGAAAAAGGACGGCCTCCTCAATAAGCAGCCGGAACCGGGGAACCTCCGCCTGTGCTTTACGGCAGAGAGTGGCCGCGGGTCCCGCCTGGCCCAGCATCTCATCCCGGCCAATGAATTTACGGCTGAAGAAATTTCCCTCACTTAA
- the speD gene encoding adenosylmethionine decarboxylase, translating into MKNNKLKLYGFNNLTKTLSFNMYDICYAVSDESRRQYIEYIDEQYNAERLTQILRNVSDIIGAHILNVASQDYDPQGASVTILISEEEVNDADVVCHLDKSHLTVHTYPESHPQKGIMTFRADIDVSTCGRISPLNALNYLLDSFDSDIVTLDYRVRGFTRDMNGKKLFIDHRINSIQNYIAPATRNRYDMIDVNVYQENIFHTKMVLHDFDLDNYLFNITKDDLTPRQQQQIRRQVHQEMLEIYNGRNMPSMR; encoded by the coding sequence ATGAAAAATAATAAACTCAAGCTCTACGGGTTCAACAACCTGACCAAGACCCTGAGCTTCAACATGTATGACATTTGCTATGCTGTCAGTGACGAGTCACGCCGCCAGTACATCGAATACATCGATGAACAGTATAATGCCGAACGGCTGACCCAGATCCTGCGCAACGTGTCGGATATCATCGGCGCGCACATCCTCAATGTGGCCAGTCAGGATTACGACCCACAAGGGGCCAGCGTCACCATCCTCATTTCCGAAGAAGAAGTGAACGATGCCGACGTCGTCTGTCATCTCGACAAGAGCCACTTGACGGTCCATACCTATCCCGAAAGCCATCCCCAAAAGGGCATCATGACTTTCCGGGCTGATATCGACGTCTCGACGTGTGGCCGCATTTCGCCGCTCAATGCCTTGAATTATCTCCTGGACAGCTTCGATTCGGACATCGTCACCCTCGATTACCGCGTCCGCGGCTTTACGCGCGATATGAACGGCAAGAAGCTGTTCATCGATCACCGCATCAATTCCATCCAGAATTACATCGCCCCGGCGACGCGCAACCGTTACGACATGATCGATGTCAACGTCTACCAGGAAAACATCTTCCATACCAAGATGGTCCTCCACGATTTCGATTTGGATAATTATTTGTTCAACATCACCAAGGACGACTTGACGCCGCGCCAGCAGCAGCAGATACGCCGTCAAGTACATCAGGAAATGTTGGAAATCTATAACGGCCGCAATATGCCGTCCATGCGCTAA
- a CDS encoding XTP/dITP diphosphatase yields the protein MAEKIVLATHNAGKIREFKSILEPLGYEAVSVHDVIADITEPEETGTTFAENALLKATYYMKATGLPCLADDSGIAADALGGRPGVYSARYAGPDCDDEANNQKLIADLAAFPPEQRTVHYICSLVLIWPDGRTVTAEGSCDGILRDFYAGQNGFGYDPLFYVPDKGKTMAELSMAEKNEISHRGKALKKLVEALS from the coding sequence GTGGCAGAAAAAATCGTACTGGCAACGCATAATGCCGGAAAAATCCGGGAGTTCAAGAGCATCCTGGAACCTTTGGGCTACGAAGCCGTCTCCGTCCACGACGTCATCGCCGACATCACCGAACCGGAAGAGACGGGGACGACCTTTGCCGAAAATGCCCTGCTCAAAGCGACGTATTACATGAAGGCTACCGGCCTGCCCTGCCTGGCGGACGATTCGGGCATTGCCGCCGACGCCCTCGGCGGCCGGCCCGGTGTCTACTCGGCGCGCTATGCCGGCCCGGACTGCGACGATGAAGCCAATAACCAGAAGCTCATCGCCGACTTGGCCGCCTTTCCGCCGGAACAGCGGACGGTCCACTACATCTGTTCCCTCGTCCTCATCTGGCCGGACGGCCGGACGGTGACGGCTGAAGGGAGCTGTGACGGCATCCTGCGCGACTTCTATGCCGGCCAGAACGGCTTCGGCTATGATCCGCTGTTTTACGTACCCGACAAGGGCAAGACCATGGCAGAGCTGTCCATGGCCGAAAAGAATGAAATCAGCCATCGCGGCAAAGCCTTGAAAAAGCTCGTCGAGGCCTTGTCATGA
- a CDS encoding Rqc2 family fibronectin-binding protein, whose protein sequence is MNLDGITLHCITNELADILKGGQISKIYQLDARSLYFRIFNDAGIHHLVITLDDSPRLYIAETMPPTPDVPTGLCMFLRKYYENGRIAAIAQLHLDRLIDIDIDVLDMSGRLVTRKIHVELMGKYSNVIFTEDGTIIEALIKTGKNKQALRTIAPHEPYAFPPNFMRMDPFSFSAQELAEMMTTGTDEPLKTWMLKRFNGMSTVVLNELAFDSGLSVTTPVGELSPADRFTWCRTVEEFGKRLANISGAYVYTVKGKEVIFPLELHSLSQYPRRHFKLIETYLSEYQATHRSLNSEQEQLQKKVAKLIEKQKRKIKRIAAEMKETKKMDTYKLYGDLLMIYAYEKHDHEKQVTVKNLLSEEQEKVTIPLNPAYSMTDNANRYYKRYTKMRNRKQMSAQLHEENQKHLDYLYSLEYALENTSTKDEIADIKAEMKQVGLISGHNKEKLKKESAQDILTLKVDGLDIWIGRNNRQNDFLTLKKAHPYDLWFHVKNQPGSHVILACHNVTPTDAQIERAAELAAYYSKARESSKVEVDCTLVRHVKKPVHAVPGYVIFTNQTTYIVEPKK, encoded by the coding sequence ATGAATTTGGACGGTATCACATTACATTGTATTACGAATGAGCTGGCCGATATTTTGAAGGGCGGCCAGATTTCCAAGATTTATCAGCTCGATGCCCGTTCCCTTTATTTCCGCATCTTCAATGATGCGGGCATCCATCATCTGGTCATTACCCTCGACGATTCGCCGCGCCTGTACATCGCCGAGACGATGCCGCCGACGCCGGACGTCCCGACGGGGCTCTGCATGTTCCTGCGCAAGTATTATGAAAACGGCCGCATCGCCGCCATCGCCCAGCTGCACCTGGACCGTCTCATCGACATCGACATCGACGTCCTCGACATGTCGGGCCGCCTGGTGACGCGCAAGATCCACGTCGAACTGATGGGCAAATACAGCAACGTCATCTTCACGGAAGACGGGACAATCATCGAAGCCCTGATCAAGACGGGCAAGAACAAGCAGGCCCTGCGCACGATTGCGCCGCATGAACCGTATGCCTTCCCGCCGAATTTCATGCGCATGGACCCATTCTCCTTCTCGGCCCAGGAGCTGGCGGAAATGATGACAACCGGCACGGACGAACCGCTGAAGACGTGGATGCTGAAGCGCTTCAACGGCATGAGCACGGTCGTCCTCAACGAACTGGCCTTCGACTCGGGCCTCTCCGTGACGACGCCCGTCGGCGAACTGTCGCCGGCAGACCGCTTCACCTGGTGCCGCACGGTCGAAGAGTTCGGCAAGCGCCTGGCGAATATCTCCGGCGCCTATGTCTACACCGTCAAAGGCAAGGAAGTCATCTTCCCCCTGGAACTGCACAGCCTCTCGCAGTACCCGCGGCGCCACTTCAAGCTCATCGAGACCTACCTCAGTGAATACCAGGCCACGCACCGCAGCCTGAACAGTGAACAGGAACAGCTCCAGAAAAAGGTCGCTAAGCTCATTGAGAAGCAGAAGCGCAAGATCAAGCGCATCGCCGCGGAAATGAAGGAAACGAAGAAGATGGACACGTACAAGCTCTACGGCGACCTCCTGATGATCTATGCCTACGAAAAGCACGACCATGAAAAACAAGTCACTGTCAAGAACCTCCTCTCAGAGGAACAGGAAAAGGTGACCATCCCCCTCAACCCGGCGTACTCCATGACGGACAATGCAAACCGCTACTACAAGCGCTATACGAAGATGCGCAACCGCAAGCAGATGTCGGCCCAGCTCCACGAAGAGAACCAGAAGCATTTGGATTACCTCTATTCTTTGGAATACGCCCTGGAAAACACGAGTACGAAAGACGAAATCGCCGACATCAAGGCGGAAATGAAGCAGGTCGGCCTGATCAGCGGCCACAACAAGGAAAAGCTGAAGAAAGAATCGGCCCAGGACATCCTGACCCTGAAGGTCGACGGCCTGGACATCTGGATTGGCCGCAACAACCGGCAGAACGACTTCCTGACTCTGAAAAAGGCCCATCCCTATGACCTCTGGTTCCATGTCAAGAACCAGCCCGGCTCCCACGTCATCCTCGCCTGCCACAACGTGACGCCGACGGATGCCCAGATCGAACGGGCTGCCGAACTGGCCGCCTACTACAGCAAGGCCCGGGAAAGCTCGAAAGTCGAAGTCGACTGCACCCTAGTACGCCACGTCAAAAAACCGGTCCACGCCGTCCCAGGCTACGTCATCTTCACCAACCAGACCACCTACATCGTAGAACCGAAGAAATGA
- a CDS encoding class II aldolase/adducin family protein — MDTKKTLCRIGTQMKEAGLVTACDGNISFRRSDGAIVITPSGVPKGELKPKHLLVVDLDGHVLEGTGKASSESSLHLEIYRKREDIKAIIHAHPITATALTVAGIPFRPDIVTEGALVLGPVPTVPYAPPGSEALALACAEAAEGADVFLMERHGAATVGQNLTQAFYRLETLETVAKMYRDSLIFAAAKDSQNNNPAAKAQPLSWYLKK; from the coding sequence GTGGATACCAAGAAAACACTGTGCCGCATCGGCACCCAGATGAAAGAAGCCGGCCTGGTCACGGCCTGCGATGGCAATATCAGTTTCCGCCGCAGCGACGGGGCCATCGTCATTACGCCGTCAGGCGTGCCGAAAGGAGAGCTGAAGCCCAAGCACCTGCTCGTCGTCGACCTCGACGGCCATGTCCTGGAAGGGACGGGGAAGGCGTCGTCCGAATCGTCCCTCCATTTGGAAATTTATCGGAAGCGAGAGGACATAAAGGCCATCATCCACGCCCATCCCATCACGGCAACGGCCCTGACCGTAGCCGGCATCCCCTTCCGGCCAGACATCGTCACCGAAGGAGCCCTGGTCCTGGGACCGGTGCCGACCGTACCCTATGCGCCGCCGGGATCGGAAGCCCTGGCCCTGGCCTGTGCCGAAGCCGCAGAAGGAGCAGATGTCTTCCTCATGGAACGTCACGGCGCTGCCACCGTCGGCCAAAATCTGACCCAGGCCTTTTACCGCCTGGAAACCTTAGAGACCGTAGCCAAGATGTATCGTGATTCTCTCATCTTCGCCGCCGCTAAGGACTCGCAAAACAATAACCCCGCTGCCAAAGCCCAGCCATTGAGCTGGTACTTGAAAAAATAA
- a CDS encoding coenzyme F420-0:L-glutamate ligase — protein MAELELVPVKTRILTDKDDIVDVIEEYAKDIVGPDDLVCSAESVVAITQRRYTRPEELTPSWQARLMRRFVPGEGSMASLYGMQAAMNLEGEWKMMFWFFVGFLAKLVGKNGVWYAKCRQASLTDDVTGTMPPFDKCIVYGPAEPDKVAEKIKQRMGCYGAVVADVNDLKRSAVLGHSKGLNPKEIAKILIDNPFGNASQKTPIVVIKNYAQFVKNRNKD, from the coding sequence ATGGCAGAATTAGAATTAGTACCTGTAAAAACGAGAATCCTTACGGATAAAGATGATATTGTCGATGTCATTGAAGAATATGCGAAAGACATCGTCGGCCCGGATGATCTGGTCTGCTCGGCCGAAAGTGTCGTCGCCATTACCCAGCGCCGCTACACCCGCCCGGAAGAACTGACGCCGTCGTGGCAGGCCCGCCTCATGCGCCGCTTCGTCCCCGGCGAAGGCAGCATGGCCAGCCTCTATGGCATGCAGGCAGCCATGAACCTGGAAGGCGAATGGAAGATGATGTTCTGGTTCTTCGTCGGCTTCCTGGCCAAACTCGTCGGCAAGAATGGCGTATGGTATGCCAAATGCCGCCAGGCCTCGCTGACAGACGATGTCACCGGAACGATGCCGCCTTTTGATAAATGCATCGTCTACGGCCCGGCTGAACCGGATAAAGTGGCTGAAAAGATCAAACAGCGCATGGGCTGCTACGGCGCTGTCGTCGCTGACGTCAACGACCTCAAGCGTTCGGCTGTCCTCGGCCACAGCAAAGGCCTGAACCCGAAGGAAATCGCCAAGATCCTCATCGACAACCCCTTCGGCAATGCATCCCAGAAGACGCCGATCGTCGTCATCAAGAATTACGCCCAGTTCGTCAAGAACCGGAATAAGGACTAA
- a CDS encoding YibE/F family protein gives MIPTASSKTKSFRKWLRFLLVLVLLCGGVWLLQVCQPVDKPQLVSTQGRVFEKATVTSIVQDNLQEDGSRVGDQIVMLQLKDGSTVEANCPNGLLFGTVAQPGMSVIVISSTVGQLSLHTVYNIDRTWPVYGFIAVFLALLRLIGGRKGVASAVALVLTFSCFIGFFFPMILRGMPPILAALVTAAVILGATLYLLNGWSAKSGAAFAATIGGIVIACLSAVIFGQIAHLSGYNVSNIENLMFVAQNTLIDVGQLLFAGILFASLGAVMDIAMDVTSAYSELVRHQPDLTRQQIFQAGMNVGRDVMGTMAATLILAFFGGSLGVWVLDYAYDLPYLQLINSNAVCIELMKGLSGSFGVIFTVPLAALCSAWLYGRKKGVSEKQ, from the coding sequence ATGATTCCTACAGCATCGTCAAAGACTAAGTCTTTCCGGAAATGGCTGCGCTTCCTGCTCGTCCTGGTCCTCCTCTGCGGCGGCGTCTGGCTGCTGCAGGTTTGTCAGCCCGTCGACAAACCCCAGCTGGTCAGCACCCAGGGCCGGGTTTTTGAAAAGGCTACGGTCACTTCCATCGTTCAGGATAACCTCCAGGAAGACGGTTCCCGCGTCGGTGATCAGATTGTCATGCTGCAGCTAAAAGACGGCAGCACAGTCGAAGCGAACTGCCCGAACGGTCTCCTCTTTGGTACCGTCGCGCAGCCCGGTATGTCGGTCATCGTCATTTCCAGCACGGTCGGCCAGCTCTCGCTGCACACGGTCTATAACATCGACCGAACGTGGCCGGTCTACGGCTTCATCGCCGTCTTCCTGGCACTTCTCCGCCTCATCGGCGGCCGCAAGGGCGTCGCTTCCGCGGTGGCTTTGGTTTTGACCTTCAGCTGCTTCATCGGTTTCTTCTTCCCCATGATTCTGCGCGGCATGCCGCCTATCCTGGCTGCCCTGGTGACAGCCGCGGTTATCCTGGGCGCCACGCTCTACCTGCTCAACGGCTGGTCGGCAAAATCCGGCGCTGCCTTCGCCGCGACCATCGGCGGTATCGTCATTGCCTGTCTGTCCGCCGTCATCTTTGGTCAAATCGCTCACCTGTCCGGCTATAACGTCAGCAATATCGAAAACCTGATGTTCGTCGCCCAGAATACGCTCATCGACGTCGGTCAGCTCCTCTTTGCGGGCATTCTCTTTGCCAGCCTCGGCGCCGTCATGGATATCGCCATGGACGTGACCAGCGCCTACAGCGAACTCGTGCGCCATCAGCCGGACCTGACACGGCAGCAGATTTTCCAGGCCGGCATGAATGTAGGCCGCGACGTCATGGGCACCATGGCTGCCACATTGATTCTCGCCTTCTTCGGCGGCTCCCTCGGCGTCTGGGTCCTCGATTACGCCTACGACCTGCCCTACCTGCAGCTGATCAACAGCAATGCCGTCTGCATTGAACTGATGAAAGGACTCTCAGGCAGCTTCGGCGTCATCTTCACGGTACCTTTAGCCGCCCTTTGCAGCGCCTGGCTTTATGGGAGGAAAAAAGGGGTTAGTGAAAAGCAGTAA